From Antedon mediterranea chromosome 9, ecAntMedi1.1, whole genome shotgun sequence, a single genomic window includes:
- the LOC140058547 gene encoding actin-related protein 8-like, which yields MEEDSSTDASDPVFGNNILIIHPGSYWIRIGRATDAYPVSVPHVVARKPKQNCDSKYEDKLIRSTTSHPNSNNQKQHALKMVQQAIWAKKTSSGQRRQSVALTEVINHNDEVKPQPLDENSGLTWTPTNHQSDCFIGEEALYLDPNEEYHIHWPIRQGRFNIHSGIGGSITAVLQDMETIWSKVIETKLDIPVKDLKSYKVILLIPDIYHRPHVKELMNLLLIRLGFGSAIVHQESVCALYGSGIPSACVVDVGDQKTSVSCVEDGLSNRNSRLCMGYGGGDVTRCFTSLLQRAHMPYRECQMEKTMDALLLVELKETFCHLDQDLDGIQLLDFHVRNPNSSTIMYQLKLGDETLQAPMGLFYPQLFGIVGEKMVKTQQRNQGDSEDIHDENYLLQTQQQAAKAKALEKAGAENNSNVEGAANTHRNTSPTNHHTEVIPTEAPPPTISRRISTSQSLDKPLGIDQAILHSIDCCSSEETKKKMYSCILVVGGGLGLFQGAVDMLQYRIQSKMPPSFRAVVDKVEVICKSKDMDPRLTVWKGGAVLSCLDTAQELWIKQKEWKSMGLKVLRERSPFVW from the exons ATGGAAGAGGACAGTAGCACTGAT GCTTCTGATCCTGTTTTTGGAAACAACATTCTCATTATCCATCCTGGATCTTATTGGATAAGAATTGGCCGAGCCACTGATGCATATCCTGTGTCAGTTCCTCATGTCGTTGCTAGGAAACCAAAGCAGAATTGTGATAGCAAATATGAAGATAAACTAATAAGATCTACGACGAGT CATCCCAATAGCAACAATCAAAAGCAACATGCACTTAAGATGGTACAGCAAGCAATATGGGCAAAGAAGACATCGTCAGGACAAAGGAGGCAGAGTGTTGCACTAACAGAG GTCATCAACCACAATGATGAGGTCAAACCACAGCCACTAGATGAAAATTCAGGACTGACTTGGACACCGACCAATCACCAATCAGATTGTTTCATTGGAGAAGAG gCTTTGTATTTAGACCCGAATGAAGAATATCATATCCATTGGCCAATCAGGCAAGGAAGATTTAACATTCATTCTGGAATTGGGGGCAGTATAACAGCTGTGTTACAAGATATGGAGACAATATGGAGTAAAGTGATTGAAACCAAGCTTGACATCCCTGTCAAAGACCTTAAG AGTTATAAAGTTATCTTACTGATTCCTGATATATATCATCGACCGCATGTCAAAGAATTAATGAATTTGCTGCTGATACGGCTTGGATTTGGGTCAGCCATCGTCCATCAG GAGTCTGTATGTGCATTGTACGGCAGTGGGATACCAAGTGCTTGTGTTGTAGATGTTGGGGATCAAAAGACAAGTGTTAGCTGCGTAGAAGATGGACTTTCCAATCGCAATTCAAG ACTATGCATGGGTTATGGTGGAGGAGATGTTACACGGTGCTTCACATCACTTCTCCAGAGGGCGCACATGCCATATCGAGAATGTCAGATGGAGAAAACGATGGATGCATTGTTGCTTGTTGAGCTTAAAGAAACTTTTTGTCATTTAGATCAA GATCTGGATGGAATCCAACTATTAGATTTTCATGTACGTAATCCTAACAGCTCGACTATCATGTACCAGTTGAAGCTAGGGGACGAGACACTGCAGGCCCCCATGGGTCTGTTTTACCCTCAGTTATTTGGCATCGTAGGCGAGAAGATGGTTAAGACACAGCAACGGAATCAAGGAGATTCGGAAGATATTCATGATGAAAACTATCTATTACAAACTCAGCAACAG gccgCAAAAGCAAAAGCCTTAGAGAAAGCTGGTGCAGAAAATAACAGTAATGTTGAAGGAGCCGCCAATACACACAGAAATACCTCACCAACTAACCACCACACCGAGGTGATTCCCACCGAAGCGCCACCACCAACGATATCAAGACGCATTTCAACGTCACAATCACTGGATAAGCCTCTGGGTATAGACCAGGCTATACTACATAGTATTGATTGTTGCT CTTCAGAAGAGACAAAGAAGAAAATGTATAGTTGTATTCTAGTCGTTGGTGGTGGTCTTGGATTATTCCAGGGGGCGGTAGACATGCTTCAATATCGTATTCAAAGTAAAATGCCACCATCTTTCAGAGCCGTCGTTGATAAGGTTGAAGTCATCTGTAAATCAAAG GATATGGACCCCAGACTCACAGTTTGGAAGGGCGGTGCTGTACTGAGTTGCCTTGATACAGCTCAAGAACTTTGGATAAAACAGAAAGAATGGAAATCAATGGGACTAAAGGTGCTAAGAGAACGGTCACCCTTTGTATGGTAA
- the LOC140058548 gene encoding N-acyl-phosphatidylethanolamine-hydrolyzing phospholipase D-like isoform X1, with the protein METNEETVGNHQGETGTVSDIQNKMATKEPAKIVEGSWNHRMDSEVTSSKVKRTVFKNYVNPWKSWTFPGLIDFIKLQRTFMFGERNLMKKPADQEELDENLPVVTPDWTSPPDDGIAVTWIGHASVLARFDGISVLTDPVFSNRCSPFSFAGPKRYRPAPCTVQELPHIDAVVISHAHYDHLDKHTVVDLNRKYGSNLRWFVPKGLRKWFESVGVTDVVELNWWDEEVLPNHDNVKFVFTPTQHWSNRGLHDSGSHLWGSWCVFGPNRSFFFAGDTGYCEAFQEIGKRYGPFDLSAIPIGAYEPRWFMGPQHVNPEEAVKIHQDVESKKTVGIHWGTFVLTTEHYMEPKTKLEEELVKQGLSEEDFFTLKHGETKYFS; encoded by the exons ATGGAAACTAATGAGGAAACTGTAGGTAACCATCAAGGAGAAACGGGAACTGTTTCAG atattcaaaataaaatggcaactaaagAGCCTGCAAAGATTGTTGAAGGGTCATGGAATCATAGAATGGACTCTGAAGTGACGTCATCGAAAGTTAAACGAAcggtttttaaaaattatgtcaACCCGTGGAAGTCTTGGACATTTCCAGGTTTAATAGACTTTATTAAACTGCAAAGAACATTTATGTTTGGGGAGCGTAACTTGATGAAAAAACCTGCTGACCAAGAG GAGTTGGACGAAAACTTGCCTGTGGTCACACCAGACTGGACTTCACCACCGGACGATGGCATAGCTGTAACATGGATTGGACACGCCTCTGTACTTGCCAGGTTTGATGGAATAAGCGTACTAACTGATCCGGTATTTAGCAACAGATGCAGTCCATTTTCATTTGCTGGTCCTAAACGCTACCGACCAGCTCCATGTACCGTGCAGGAATTACCACACATTGACGCAGTGGTTATAAGTCATGCGCACTACGACCATCTTGATAAACACACGGTCGTTGACCTTAACCGAAAGTACGGGTCAAACCTGAGATGGTTTGTACCCAAGGGTTTACGGAAATGGTTTGAGAGCGTCGGAGTAACCGACGTGGTGGAACTTAACTGGTGGGACGAAGAAGTTCTGCCCAATCATGACAACGTCAAGTTCGTGTTTACTCCGACTCAACATTGGAGTAACCGAGGACTGCACGACTCTGGTTCACATTTATGGGGAAGCTGGTGCGTTTTTGGACCGAACCGCAGCTTTTTCTTCGCAGGAGATACAGGTTACTGCGAAGCATTTCAAGAAATTGGAAAACGATATGGTCCTTTTGACCTTTCTGCCATCCCTATTGGAGCGTATGAACCTAG ATGGTTTATGGGACCACAGCATGTGAATCCAGAAGAAGCTGTCAAGATCCATCAAGACGTTGAATCCAAAAAGACCGTTGGGATCCATTGGGGAACATTTGTACTAACAACAGAA CATTATATGGAACCAAAGACAAAACTTGAGGAAGAGCTGGTGAAGCAGGGGCTTAGTGAGGAAGACTTCTTCACCTTAAAGCATGGTGAAACAAAATACTTTAGTTAA
- the LOC140058548 gene encoding N-acyl-phosphatidylethanolamine-hydrolyzing phospholipase D-like isoform X2 gives MATKEPAKIVEGSWNHRMDSEVTSSKVKRTVFKNYVNPWKSWTFPGLIDFIKLQRTFMFGERNLMKKPADQEELDENLPVVTPDWTSPPDDGIAVTWIGHASVLARFDGISVLTDPVFSNRCSPFSFAGPKRYRPAPCTVQELPHIDAVVISHAHYDHLDKHTVVDLNRKYGSNLRWFVPKGLRKWFESVGVTDVVELNWWDEEVLPNHDNVKFVFTPTQHWSNRGLHDSGSHLWGSWCVFGPNRSFFFAGDTGYCEAFQEIGKRYGPFDLSAIPIGAYEPRWFMGPQHVNPEEAVKIHQDVESKKTVGIHWGTFVLTTEHYMEPKTKLEEELVKQGLSEEDFFTLKHGETKYFS, from the exons atggcaactaaagAGCCTGCAAAGATTGTTGAAGGGTCATGGAATCATAGAATGGACTCTGAAGTGACGTCATCGAAAGTTAAACGAAcggtttttaaaaattatgtcaACCCGTGGAAGTCTTGGACATTTCCAGGTTTAATAGACTTTATTAAACTGCAAAGAACATTTATGTTTGGGGAGCGTAACTTGATGAAAAAACCTGCTGACCAAGAG GAGTTGGACGAAAACTTGCCTGTGGTCACACCAGACTGGACTTCACCACCGGACGATGGCATAGCTGTAACATGGATTGGACACGCCTCTGTACTTGCCAGGTTTGATGGAATAAGCGTACTAACTGATCCGGTATTTAGCAACAGATGCAGTCCATTTTCATTTGCTGGTCCTAAACGCTACCGACCAGCTCCATGTACCGTGCAGGAATTACCACACATTGACGCAGTGGTTATAAGTCATGCGCACTACGACCATCTTGATAAACACACGGTCGTTGACCTTAACCGAAAGTACGGGTCAAACCTGAGATGGTTTGTACCCAAGGGTTTACGGAAATGGTTTGAGAGCGTCGGAGTAACCGACGTGGTGGAACTTAACTGGTGGGACGAAGAAGTTCTGCCCAATCATGACAACGTCAAGTTCGTGTTTACTCCGACTCAACATTGGAGTAACCGAGGACTGCACGACTCTGGTTCACATTTATGGGGAAGCTGGTGCGTTTTTGGACCGAACCGCAGCTTTTTCTTCGCAGGAGATACAGGTTACTGCGAAGCATTTCAAGAAATTGGAAAACGATATGGTCCTTTTGACCTTTCTGCCATCCCTATTGGAGCGTATGAACCTAG ATGGTTTATGGGACCACAGCATGTGAATCCAGAAGAAGCTGTCAAGATCCATCAAGACGTTGAATCCAAAAAGACCGTTGGGATCCATTGGGGAACATTTGTACTAACAACAGAA CATTATATGGAACCAAAGACAAAACTTGAGGAAGAGCTGGTGAAGCAGGGGCTTAGTGAGGAAGACTTCTTCACCTTAAAGCATGGTGAAACAAAATACTTTAGTTAA